ACCTGCTGCGGCCAGTCCTGTCAGCGTCATCAGGCCAAATACACCGGCTCTGCGCTGGCGCACTTTCGGATTGAACTTCAGTTTAGCCTCCTGTGATGGCGCAACGGCTTTAGAGAACAGCACACCCGTCATGATGCTTAATAGCGTGGTAACGCTAACGGCAGCATGCGCCACATTGCGGTTGCCTGCTTTTATGCCCGAGCTAAGCAGCAATAGCGACCCTCCTGCCACAGGTGGTATCAATGCCGTCTTCGGTCTGTTCTCATTCAGGAAATAACTGGTCAGCCCTGCTCCTATCAGGACAGCAGCGTGCGTGTTGTTAGCTATGTCTGGTCTGTCTACTATGTTCATGGTATTCATCGTTTTTATGATTGGTTTACCGCCGGCCGCCGCACTTTGTTATACTTGTCAAGTATAAAATGTAGCCAGGTCAGAAATCCGTCAGCAAAAAAACGATCGATATTTCAAACCCCAAAGGCAACTTACTTTCTAGAGAACATAGTAAAAATCGCCTTGAACGGCTGCAGTTATACTTTGTCCAGCGCCTGCTCCAGGTCCTGGATCAGGTAATCTGGGTCCTCCAGCCCTACGTAGAAGCGAACCAGGTTCAGCGGCAGTATCGGTGCTGGCTGGTCTGTGGCATAGGATGCTGCCACTGGAAAGATCAGTGATTCGTGCCCGCCCCACGAGGCAGCCATCAGGAAACGGTGCAGGCTATTGCAGAACAGCTCTACCTGCTCCAGCTCCTTCGTTTTGAGGAGGATGGAGAACTGCCCCGAGTTACTACGCATCTGTTTCTGCGCCAGCGCATACTGCGGGTGCGAAGGCAGAAACGGAAAAAGCACGCGCTCCACTTTTGGGTGCTGCGCCAGGTAATCCACTACCTGCCGCGTGGAGGCAGCAACGCGCTCCATCCGCACGGGCAGGGTGCGCAGGCCACGCAGCAGTAGCCAGGCATCGTGCGGGCCAAGTATGGCACCCAGCGTCATGTATTCGCTTTTGAAGATTTTGTTAATCGCCTCACGCGAACCGCAAATCACTCCGCCCATCACATCCGAGTGCCCGCCGATATACTTGGTGCAGGAATGCACCACCAGGTCCACGCCCAACTGCAGCGGCCGCTGGTGCAGCGGGCTGGCGCAACTGTTGTCGATAATCGTAGCGCAGCCGTGCGCTCTAGCAATAGCCGTGACTGCCGGAATGTCCTGCAGATCGAAAGTAAAGGAAGTAGGGCTCTCCAGGTACAGCAGCGTAGTATTGGGACGGATGGCGCGGCGGTAGTTTTCCGGATCCGTGCCATCCACCATGGTAGCCTCTACCCCGAAGCGCGGCAGAAATTTACGCAGCAGTGATTTGGTCCAGCTGTAGGGGTGCTGCGTGTACACCACATGGTCACCGGCCTTCACTTGCGAGAGAATGGCTGCCGCCACGGCCGCGATGCCACTACCGAAGGCTATCGCGTGTTCAGCGCCCTCCAGAGCGGCCAGCTTCTTCTCCAGCAGCGTTACAGTCGGGTTGTTGCCGCGCGTGTACATGTACTCGTCTTCCTCGTGCAACAGCTTGTGCCGCATTTCGGCTACTGTGGCGCTAGCGAAATTGCTGGTCTGGTAGATGGGTGGAGCCACCGCCTGAAAGTACGCTTCCCGCTCCTCTCCCAGTTCATTGATGATGTAGGATATGTCCATGGTTTGTGCTGCGCTCCCTGTTGGGCCACAGACATCAAGGTAGTAGACATCTCCCGTAAAATCAACCCTTTCTATTGCCCTTCCTAGTGATCCTTGTCACATAATAAAAAAGGTAAATGAGCTTATTATACTTTAGCAAAACCACAGGCTTTTAATACTAATTATCTTAGTATTAAATAAAACCACTCATAAATAGGCAAGGTTAAATTGAGGATTAGCTAATGCGGTAAATATTTTATCAATTTTCATATAACAAGCATATATAACTATAGATCAGCGCTTTAGAAATGCGTTATACCTGAATAAATTCTACAGTTTTGCAACTGATTCCTCTACTAAAACGTTTAGTATATATGAAAGAGAGAGATGACGACAAGGTGGTTTCGATGTTTCCGGAAGAGACACAAAACACAGCTACAGACTGGCAGAAATCCATCCCTGCCCAAGTATTTCTAAATTACTTTTTCGCGATAAATTACCACATCCAGCACGACGGCGGCAGCACGCTTGATCAGTCGGTGCTACTGCGTGAGGAGAAGCCTGCTCTTACAGAACAGGACCTGAACGACGTGAAGCGCCTGCTCCTTAATAGTTGGAGCACTGAGTATGCCTTACGCACCACGGCTGAACTGGGGGATGAGGCATACGTGCGCAACGCCCTGCACTGGACTTTTCCTCAGGCATATTATGCGGTGTTCGCAGGCATGCAGGCGTTTCTGCGCACCCGCGGCATCAGCACAAACAACGAAGCCATGCTGCTGCGCGAGGCGGGCCGCCTGGTCGTGAAGAATGCCTATCCAAAGGCCATCAGCTTTTACGCTGCCGGCCACTACGATGATTTCAATATACGCCGCCTGCCGCTGGCACACTACAAGCCGGGCCTGCAGATAGCGGGCAAGGAGCTGGAGGCACAGGCACAGATAGGTCAGTTCCTGCGCACCACACGCCGCCAGAAGGCAAAGACCGTACGGCAGCAGGTGCAGGCAAATCAGGCTACAGCCATCCGGAGCAGCAAGACCGGTGATGTACTGCAGAAGTTCGGTCCGCAGCACTGGCAGCAGCTTACGTGGCGCCTGGGCTATACGACTATCTTTGATTTGATGGCGCGCCTGCGCATCTCCTCTTCGCACCGCGAGATCGAGCGTTTCGTACAAGCCGAGATTGATTTCAAGCTATTCCACGAGTCGCTGTTGCAGATCGTGAGCTACCTGAACGGCATACACGAGGCCTTTGTGGCGCAGGCAGTTGGCATGCAGCAGTACGAGGCACTGGTAAAGGAGCTGCCAAAGCACCTGCAGCATTCTTTTGTGGAGGCAAGGCTGCAACAGCAAATCAGGCCGCTGCTCGGCAACGAGGAATACCAAATCGGCCAGGCAGCATAAGCCAGACGGTTATACTTATACTTCGGCTCCTGCAAGTTTATACTTGCAGGAGCTTTTTGTTTGTTCCTACTTCGATGGGATGGCGCCATACTTTAGTGTCACTGCCTCACAATCAATTTAGAAAGCAACAATAACAAGTTATCCTTTTCAAAGCTGCCGATAATTTAGCAATTTTGCGGTTTATAAAAGAATCATTCTAAAAGTAGATAATCGCATGCAACTCAGCGAACAGGAACTACGCAGACGCCATGAGCGCGAAGAGCTGGAGAAAATGGGCATCAACCCGTATCCCTCTGAAACATTTGAAGTTACGGCCACAGCCAAAGAGATAAAGGAGAATTTCGATAAGGAAAAGGGCAACTATCAGGAAGTAAGCCTTGCAGGCCGCCTGATGAGCCGCCGTATCATGGGCAAAGCCTCGTTCGCAGAGCTAATGGATAGCACCGGCCGTATCCAGATCTACGTGTCGCGCGATGACATTGCGCCGGGCGAGAACAAGGACATGTACAACACCGTGTTCAAGAAGATGCTCGACATTGGCGACTTCATCGGCATCAAGGGCTACGCGTTCGTAACTCAGGTTGGTGAGATATCGGTGCACGTAACTGAGTTGAAAGTACTGACCAAGTCACTGCGACCGCTGCCGATCGTGAAACGCGAGGTAGACGAAAACGGTGTGGAGCACGTGCACGACGCGTTCAGCGATCCTGAGCTGCGTTACCGCCAGCGCTACGTAGACCTGGTGGTAAACCCGGATGTGCGCGAGACATTCCGCAAGCGCACGCAGCTGGTAAACTCCATGCGCCAGTTTTTGGGCAACAAAGGCTACCTGGAGGTGGAAACGCCTATCCTGCAGCCGCTGTACGGTGGCGCCGCCGCACGTCCGTTCAAAACGCACCATAACACGCTGGACATGACGCTGTACCTGCGCATTGCCAACGAGCTATACTTAAAGCGCCTGATTGTAGGTGGCTTTGACGGTGTGTTTGAATTTGCCAAAGACTTCCGCAACGAGGGTATGAGCCGTTTCCACAACCCTGAGTTTACCCAGGTGGAGTTGTATGTAGCCTACAAAGACTATAACTGGATGATGGACCTGGTGGAGGAAATGGTAGAGAAAGTAGCCATGGACCTGCACGGAACCACCGAGGTGAAAGTGGGCGAGAACATCATCAACTTCCAGCGCCCATGGAAACGCTTTACTAT
Above is a window of Pontibacter akesuensis DNA encoding:
- a CDS encoding trans-sulfuration enzyme family protein, whose translation is MDISYIINELGEEREAYFQAVAPPIYQTSNFASATVAEMRHKLLHEEDEYMYTRGNNPTVTLLEKKLAALEGAEHAIAFGSGIAAVAAAILSQVKAGDHVVYTQHPYSWTKSLLRKFLPRFGVEATMVDGTDPENYRRAIRPNTTLLYLESPTSFTFDLQDIPAVTAIARAHGCATIIDNSCASPLHQRPLQLGVDLVVHSCTKYIGGHSDVMGGVICGSREAINKIFKSEYMTLGAILGPHDAWLLLRGLRTLPVRMERVAASTRQVVDYLAQHPKVERVLFPFLPSHPQYALAQKQMRSNSGQFSILLKTKELEQVELFCNSLHRFLMAASWGGHESLIFPVAASYATDQPAPILPLNLVRFYVGLEDPDYLIQDLEQALDKV
- the lysS gene encoding lysine--tRNA ligase; amino-acid sequence: MQLSEQELRRRHEREELEKMGINPYPSETFEVTATAKEIKENFDKEKGNYQEVSLAGRLMSRRIMGKASFAELMDSTGRIQIYVSRDDIAPGENKDMYNTVFKKMLDIGDFIGIKGYAFVTQVGEISVHVTELKVLTKSLRPLPIVKREVDENGVEHVHDAFSDPELRYRQRYVDLVVNPDVRETFRKRTQLVNSMRQFLGNKGYLEVETPILQPLYGGAAARPFKTHHNTLDMTLYLRIANELYLKRLIVGGFDGVFEFAKDFRNEGMSRFHNPEFTQVELYVAYKDYNWMMDLVEEMVEKVAMDLHGTTEVKVGENIINFQRPWKRFTMFEAIEHFTQIDISEMDEAELLKTAQGLGIHVDASMGKGKLIDEIFGETCEAKLIQPTFITDYPVEMSPLAKKHRSKPGLVERFEAVCNGKEICNAFSELNDPIDQRARFEEQLELGKRGDTEAMVLDEDFLRALEYGMPPTAGLGIGIDRLSMIMTNSHSIQDVLFFPQMKPEKQEKKEEEKK